The following proteins are co-located in the Sphingomonas donggukensis genome:
- a CDS encoding translocation/assembly module TamB domain-containing protein, with amino-acid sequence MTDAATEIEGPPPRVHRLWIGRFLLLALLLAGVLVAAAALLDTQLGHRFVADRIAAQRPSNGLRYSVGRIEGSLYGKATLVDVRIRDADGLVFRAPRAQLDWRPFAWVANRLTIRSLVIPAATLEKLPRILKSGRKTPILPGFDISIGELRIDRLMIAPAVTGIARSGSLNARAEIHEGRALVNLDAVVQGSDRLRLRLDAEPDRDRFDADVSARGTASGVLAKLTGIARPLALELHGDGRWSAWRGTTRADVGDARLADLTLTNAAGRYGLSGSVAPSLIAGGKVQRLTAPRVAVNGAATLADRRLDGTLSLRSPALAVDTVGAIDLAAATYRNVRIAARLLRPPALFPNMTGRGVALRAILDGPFATAAFDYRLTAERVAFDDTGFEGVRAAGRGRLSPMPVILPVALTAQRVTGVGDVAGGILRNLSVTGPLRITSREITGDALVLRSDKLNGRITLFLDLRTGRYEVGLTGGLRRYLIPGIGLVDVQSQLKVVPGPNGKGTRVVGRGSANVVRLDNAFFASLTNGLPRITTGLERGNDGILYLRGLQFTSPGLKLSGNGFRRRDGTFHFEGSGSQVRYGPLTLRLDGRIERPTLDLTFARPADALGLRDVRAHLDPTAEGFAFIAAGGSRLGAFTGNGAILLPKGGAARIQVARLDVAGTRASGALDIVDGGFAGQLDVSGGGLSGNLAFRPQGGIQRIDISLDARAARLADALTIRRGHVEAAVLLDPAGTSIDATVTAQGLRRGALSLGRLAANVKLVGGVGEVRASFAGNRGRAFAIQSVIGVTPDRYTVQAQGTVDRRPIALTQPAIFTRDGDGWRLQGARLSFAGGEAQVAGRFSGTESAVEASLARMPLSVLDIGYPGLGLGGSATGTLRYVATAGGAPTGRIDMTVRGLTRSGLILSSRPIDVGIAGVLDASKAGVRAVMASGGQTIGRAQALLTPLAGGDLATRLANAPLVGQIRYQGPADTLWRLTGVELFDLSGPVAIGADVSGRLASPRIIGSVRTENARIESATTGTVLRGVAASGRFGGSRLVIDRFTAQDAGQGRVSGSGAFDFAAANGIGIDLSVQAQDAQLIGRDDIAATVTGPLRFRSDGSGGVISGQVVVGKGRYRLGRAAQAVAVPRLNIREVNVPGGDEDDGPVRAPWRLDLDARIADGFVVQGLGLDSIWSGALKIGGEPTNPRITGRLDLVRGDYEFAGREFEIDRGIIRFDGSVPANPALDIAANADTQGLNATIRVTGTAEKPEIGFTSVPALPEDELLSRLLFGTSITSLSAPEALQLAAAVSALQNGGNGLNPINAVRRAAGLDRLRILPADPQTGAGTAIAAGKYLTRRVYAEIISDGQGYSATRVEFQVTRWLSLLSSISTIGRQSANVRVSKDY; translated from the coding sequence TTGACCGACGCCGCGACCGAGATTGAGGGCCCGCCGCCGCGCGTCCACCGCTTGTGGATCGGGCGCTTCCTGCTGCTCGCGCTTCTGCTCGCCGGCGTCCTCGTCGCCGCCGCCGCGCTGCTCGACACCCAACTCGGCCACCGCTTCGTCGCCGACCGCATCGCCGCGCAGCGTCCGTCGAACGGCCTGCGCTACTCGGTCGGCCGGATCGAGGGGTCGCTCTACGGCAAGGCGACGCTGGTCGACGTCCGCATCCGCGACGCCGATGGCCTCGTCTTCCGCGCCCCGCGCGCGCAGCTCGACTGGCGCCCCTTCGCCTGGGTCGCCAACCGCCTGACGATCCGCAGCCTGGTCATCCCCGCCGCTACACTCGAAAAGCTGCCCCGCATCCTCAAATCGGGGCGCAAGACGCCGATCCTCCCTGGCTTCGACATTTCGATCGGCGAGCTGCGCATCGATCGTCTCATGATCGCGCCGGCGGTCACCGGCATCGCCCGTAGCGGGTCGCTCAACGCCCGCGCCGAAATCCACGAGGGCCGCGCGCTCGTGAACCTCGACGCGGTGGTCCAGGGCAGCGACCGCCTGCGACTGCGTCTCGATGCGGAGCCCGACCGCGACCGTTTCGACGCCGACGTCAGCGCGCGCGGCACCGCCAGCGGGGTGCTCGCCAAGCTGACCGGCATCGCCCGGCCGCTGGCGCTCGAACTCCACGGCGACGGGCGCTGGAGTGCGTGGCGCGGCACCACGCGCGCCGACGTCGGCGATGCGCGCCTCGCCGACCTGACCCTCACCAACGCCGCCGGGCGCTACGGCCTGTCGGGCAGCGTCGCGCCGTCGCTGATCGCCGGCGGCAAGGTCCAGCGGCTGACCGCCCCGCGCGTGGCTGTGAACGGTGCCGCGACGCTCGCCGACCGCCGCCTCGACGGCACGCTATCGCTGCGCTCACCGGCACTTGCGGTTGACACCGTCGGCGCGATCGACCTCGCCGCCGCCACCTATCGTAACGTCCGCATCGCCGCGCGGCTGCTGCGCCCGCCCGCGCTGTTCCCCAACATGACCGGGCGCGGCGTCGCCCTGCGCGCGATCCTCGACGGCCCGTTCGCCACCGCGGCCTTCGACTATCGCCTGACCGCGGAGCGCGTCGCCTTCGACGACACCGGGTTCGAAGGCGTGCGCGCCGCCGGACGCGGGCGGCTGTCGCCAATGCCCGTCATCCTGCCGGTCGCGCTGACGGCGCAGCGCGTCACCGGCGTCGGCGACGTCGCCGGCGGCATCCTGCGCAACCTCTCGGTGACCGGCCCGCTTCGGATCACGTCGCGAGAGATCACCGGCGACGCGCTCGTCCTGCGCTCGGACAAGCTCAATGGCCGCATCACCCTGTTCCTCGACCTGCGCACCGGGAGGTATGAAGTCGGGCTGACCGGGGGTCTCCGCCGTTACCTGATCCCCGGCATCGGCCTGGTCGACGTCCAGTCGCAGCTGAAGGTCGTGCCCGGCCCGAACGGCAAGGGTACGCGCGTCGTCGGGCGCGGCAGCGCCAACGTCGTCCGCCTCGACAACGCCTTCTTCGCCTCGCTGACCAATGGCCTGCCGCGCATCACCACTGGGCTGGAACGCGGCAACGACGGCATCCTCTACCTGCGCGGGCTCCAGTTCACCTCGCCAGGGCTGAAGCTCAGCGGCAACGGCTTCCGCCGCCGCGACGGCACTTTCCATTTCGAAGGCAGCGGCAGCCAGGTCCGCTACGGCCCGCTGACGCTGCGCCTCGATGGCCGGATCGAGCGGCCGACCCTCGACCTCACCTTCGCCCGTCCCGCCGATGCGCTCGGCCTGCGCGACGTCCGCGCCCACCTTGATCCGACCGCGGAGGGCTTCGCCTTCATCGCCGCCGGCGGCTCGCGGCTCGGGGCGTTCACCGGAAACGGCGCGATCCTGCTGCCGAAGGGGGGCGCCGCCCGCATCCAGGTTGCGCGCCTAGACGTCGCCGGCACGCGCGCGAGCGGTGCGCTCGATATCGTCGACGGCGGGTTCGCCGGCCAGCTCGACGTGTCCGGCGGCGGGCTGTCCGGCAACCTCGCCTTCCGCCCGCAAGGCGGAATCCAGCGCATCGACATCAGCCTCGACGCCCGCGCCGCGCGGCTTGCCGACGCGCTTACCATCCGCCGCGGCCATGTCGAGGCGGCCGTGCTGCTCGACCCCGCCGGCACCTCGATCGACGCGACCGTGACCGCGCAGGGGTTGCGCCGCGGCGCCCTGTCGCTCGGGCGCCTCGCCGCCAATGTGAAGCTCGTCGGCGGGGTCGGCGAAGTCCGCGCGTCCTTCGCCGGCAACCGCGGGCGCGCCTTCGCCATCCAGTCGGTGATCGGCGTCACCCCCGATCGCTACACCGTCCAGGCGCAGGGCACCGTCGATCGCCGCCCGATCGCGCTCACCCAGCCCGCGATCTTCACCCGCGACGGTGACGGCTGGCGCCTGCAGGGCGCACGGCTGAGCTTCGCCGGCGGCGAGGCGCAGGTCGCCGGGCGCTTTTCCGGCACCGAGAGCGCGGTCGAGGCCAGCCTCGCGCGGATGCCGCTGTCGGTGCTCGACATCGGCTACCCCGGCCTCGGCCTCGGCGGCAGCGCGACCGGCACGCTGCGCTATGTCGCGACTGCCGGTGGCGCGCCTACGGGCCGCATCGACATGACGGTGCGCGGCCTCACCCGCTCGGGCCTGATCCTGTCGTCGCGCCCGATCGACGTCGGCATCGCCGGGGTACTCGATGCGTCGAAGGCGGGGGTGCGCGCGGTGATGGCGTCGGGCGGCCAGACCATCGGGCGCGCGCAGGCGCTGCTGACTCCGCTTGCCGGCGGCGATCTCGCCACCCGGCTGGCCAACGCCCCGCTGGTCGGCCAGATTCGCTATCAGGGGCCGGCCGACACCCTCTGGCGCCTCACCGGGGTGGAACTGTTCGACTTGTCCGGACCCGTGGCGATCGGCGCCGACGTGTCGGGGCGGCTGGCGTCGCCGCGCATTATCGGGTCGGTGCGGACGGAAAACGCCCGCATCGAAAGCGCGACGACCGGCACCGTCCTGCGCGGCGTCGCCGCCAGCGGGCGGTTCGGCGGATCGCGCCTCGTCATCGACCGCTTCACCGCGCAGGACGCGGGGCAGGGCCGCGTTTCGGGCAGTGGCGCATTCGATTTCGCCGCCGCGAACGGCATCGGCATCGACCTGTCGGTACAGGCGCAGGACGCCCAGCTGATCGGTCGCGACGACATCGCCGCCACCGTCACCGGCCCCTTGCGCTTCCGCTCCGACGGATCGGGCGGCGTCATCTCGGGGCAGGTGGTGGTCGGCAAGGGCCGCTATCGCCTCGGTCGCGCGGCACAGGCAGTGGCCGTCCCGCGGCTCAACATCCGTGAGGTGAACGTGCCCGGCGGCGACGAGGACGACGGCCCGGTCCGCGCGCCGTGGCGGCTCGATCTCGACGCGCGCATCGCCGACGGCTTCGTTGTCCAGGGCCTCGGCCTCGACAGCATCTGGTCGGGCGCGCTCAAGATCGGCGGGGAGCCGACCAATCCGCGCATCACCGGGCGGCTCGACCTCGTCCGAGGCGACTATGAATTCGCCGGTCGCGAGTTCGAGATCGATCGCGGCATCATCCGCTTCGACGGCAGCGTCCCCGCCAACCCCGCGCTCGACATCGCCGCCAACGCCGATACGCAAGGGCTGAACGCGACGATCCGCGTCACCGGCACCGCCGAAAAGCCGGAGATCGGCTTCACCAGCGTCCCCGCCCTGCCCGAGGACGAGTTGCTGTCGCGCCTGCTCTTTGGCACCTCGATCACCAGCTTGTCTGCGCCCGAAGCGCTACAGCTCGCCGCCGCGGTCTCGGCGCTTCAGAACGGCGGCAACGGCCTCAACCCGATCAACGCCGTCCGCCGCGCCGCCGGGCTCGACCGCCTGCGCATCCTGCCCGCCGATCCCCAGACGGGTGCCGGCACCGCCATCGCCGCGGGCAAGTATCTGACGCGGCGCGTCTATGCGGAGATCATTTCCGACGGTCAGGGCTATTCCGCCACCCGCGTCGAATTCCAGGTCACCCGCTGGCTGTCATTGCTGTCGTCGATCAGCACGATCGGTCGCCAGAGCGCCAACGTACGCGTGTCTAAGGATTACTGA
- a CDS encoding aldehyde dehydrogenase family protein, whose protein sequence is MLSYRQNYIDGAWVDSVGGTPHAVINPATEQPCSDIVLGTAADVDDAVTAARAAFATFSQTSVEERVALLEAILAEYKARAGDLAQAIATEMGCPISVAKTAQVGTGIGHLMAAIQALKDFEFSQEVGRSLVVHEPIGVVALITPWNWPMNQIVAKVAPALAAGNTMILKPSEEAPSCAAIFAEILDKAGVPKGVFNLVQGDGPGVGSAMSAHPGIDMVSFTGSTRAGIMVAKSAADTVKRVHQELGGKSPSVVLEGADLTKAVPGTLMSVLVNSGQSCIAPTRLLVHTSQHDEAVAIAAQMMKATQTGDPMAEGRHIGPLVNKAQYEKVQGLIRKGMEEGATLEVGGPGRPDGVEAGWFVKPTLFSNVRNDMTIAREEIFGPVVTIIPYEDEEDAVRIANDTDYGLSAVVFGDAEGVKRVAPRLRAGMVYVNGGAPDPSVPFGGYKQSGNGREYGKFGLAEFMEVKSMVGALA, encoded by the coding sequence ATGCTGAGCTACCGGCAGAACTACATCGATGGCGCGTGGGTGGACAGCGTCGGGGGCACGCCGCACGCGGTCATCAATCCGGCGACCGAGCAGCCGTGCAGCGACATCGTGCTGGGCACCGCCGCCGATGTCGATGACGCGGTGACGGCGGCACGGGCGGCGTTTGCGACGTTTTCCCAGACGTCGGTCGAGGAGCGGGTCGCGCTGCTGGAGGCGATCCTGGCGGAATACAAGGCGCGCGCCGGCGATCTGGCGCAGGCGATCGCGACCGAAATGGGCTGCCCGATCTCTGTCGCCAAGACCGCGCAGGTGGGCACCGGCATCGGCCATCTGATGGCGGCGATCCAGGCGCTGAAGGACTTCGAATTCTCGCAGGAAGTGGGTCGAAGCCTGGTGGTCCACGAGCCGATCGGCGTCGTCGCGCTTATCACGCCGTGGAACTGGCCGATGAACCAGATCGTCGCAAAGGTCGCGCCGGCGCTGGCGGCGGGCAATACCATGATCCTGAAGCCGTCCGAGGAAGCGCCGTCGTGCGCGGCGATCTTCGCCGAGATTCTCGACAAGGCGGGTGTGCCGAAGGGCGTGTTCAACCTGGTGCAGGGCGATGGGCCCGGCGTCGGCAGCGCGATGAGCGCGCACCCCGGCATCGACATGGTGAGCTTCACCGGATCGACCCGCGCAGGGATCATGGTCGCGAAATCCGCCGCCGACACGGTGAAGCGCGTGCATCAGGAGCTGGGCGGCAAGTCGCCGTCGGTAGTGCTGGAAGGCGCCGACCTGACCAAGGCGGTGCCGGGAACGTTGATGAGCGTGCTGGTCAATTCGGGGCAGAGCTGCATCGCGCCGACCCGCCTGCTGGTCCACACAAGCCAGCATGACGAAGCGGTCGCCATCGCCGCGCAGATGATGAAGGCGACGCAGACCGGCGACCCGATGGCCGAGGGGCGGCATATCGGCCCGCTGGTCAACAAGGCGCAGTACGAGAAGGTGCAGGGCCTGATCCGCAAGGGGATGGAGGAAGGCGCGACGCTGGAGGTCGGCGGGCCCGGGCGGCCCGACGGGGTCGAGGCGGGGTGGTTCGTGAAACCGACATTGTTCTCGAACGTGCGCAACGACATGACCATCGCGCGCGAGGAAATCTTCGGGCCCGTGGTGACGATCATCCCGTACGAGGACGAGGAGGATGCGGTGCGGATCGCCAACGATACCGACTATGGCCTGTCGGCCGTGGTGTTCGGCGATGCCGAAGGCGTGAAGCGCGTCGCCCCGCGGCTGCGCGCCGGCATGGTCTATGTGAACGGCGGCGCGCCGGACCCGAGCGTGCCGTTCGGCGGCTACAAGCAGTCGGGCAATGGCCGCGAATACGGCAAGTTCGGACTCGCCGAATTCATGGAAGTGAAGTCGATGGTTGGGGCGCTGGCCTGA
- a CDS encoding quinone oxidoreductase family protein: MKARAARIEATGGPEVIQWHDVDLPAPGPGEVLVRTTAVGLNYIDTYFRSGLYPTALPAGLGSEATGVVETVGEGVDLAIGARVGTFGPTRGAYATARIVPAVELIPLPDDIDDSTAAAILLKGGTTEFLADRCAKVVAGQTALVWAAAGGVGHLLVGWLKARGVTVIGVVGSAEKAATVAADHVLDHRHDDIAACVRDLTGGSGVDVVFDGVGKASWAASLKSTKRRGLIVSFGNASGAVDGVNLGALAAHGSLFVTRPTMFDYYAAPGERRAGFDAVFAMLRSGAIRPDIGQTFALEDAQQAHRALEAGETRGSTLLLP; the protein is encoded by the coding sequence ATGAAAGCCAGAGCAGCACGCATCGAGGCGACCGGCGGTCCCGAGGTCATCCAGTGGCATGACGTCGACCTGCCCGCGCCCGGCCCCGGCGAGGTGCTGGTCCGCACCACCGCGGTCGGCCTCAACTACATCGACACCTATTTCCGCAGCGGCCTCTATCCGACCGCGCTCCCTGCCGGGCTGGGCTCGGAAGCGACCGGCGTCGTCGAGACGGTCGGGGAGGGTGTCGACCTCGCAATCGGGGCGCGTGTCGGTACGTTCGGCCCGACCCGCGGCGCCTATGCCACCGCCCGCATCGTGCCCGCCGTCGAGTTGATCCCACTGCCTGATGACATCGACGATTCCACCGCGGCGGCGATCCTGTTAAAGGGCGGCACCACCGAATTCCTTGCCGATCGTTGCGCGAAGGTCGTCGCCGGCCAGACCGCGCTCGTCTGGGCGGCGGCGGGCGGTGTCGGTCACCTGCTGGTCGGCTGGCTGAAGGCGCGCGGGGTCACCGTGATCGGCGTTGTCGGCTCGGCGGAGAAGGCCGCAACCGTCGCCGCCGACCATGTCCTCGACCACCGCCACGACGACATCGCCGCGTGCGTCCGCGACCTGACCGGCGGCAGCGGCGTGGACGTGGTGTTCGACGGCGTGGGGAAGGCGAGCTGGGCCGCCTCGCTCAAGTCCACGAAGCGCCGCGGCCTGATCGTCAGCTTCGGCAACGCCTCGGGCGCAGTCGATGGCGTGAACCTGGGCGCACTCGCCGCGCACGGATCGCTGTTCGTCACTCGCCCGACGATGTTCGACTATTATGCCGCGCCCGGGGAGCGCCGCGCCGGCTTCGACGCAGTCTTCGCGATGCTCCGCTCCGGCGCGATCCGCCCCGATATCGGCCAGACCTTCGCGCTGGAGGATGCCCAACAAGCCCACCGCGCGCTGGAAGCGGGAGAGACGCGGGGCAGCACGCTGCTGCTGCCCTGA
- a CDS encoding M20/M25/M40 family metallo-hydrolase yields MIRPAIALAAALLPVAAHAQTAPQLARMRATVAAEQERSVALLERLVNQNSGSLNIAGVTKVADMMRAELTQLGFGVAWEDMKATGRAGHLVATKPGKGKRVLLIAHLDTVFEQSSPFQRFVRKGDGATGPGIGDDKGGLVVIVAALRAMQAAGTLRDAAVTVYLTGDEEKTGTPLSTARGGLIAAGKAADYALEYEGLVADAGRDMGTIARRSAASWELKTTGVTGHSAGIFNAASGYGAVYEMARILDTFRRELPEPNLTYNVGVMAGGTPATVDASGTDVTASGKTNIIAAQGVARGDLRTLTPEQDAAVRAKMQAIVAQHLPKTGATLTFFDSYPPMAPTPRNTALLDKLNAVNKALGLAEMPALDPSRRGAADSGFVAADVATLGGLGTLGAGSHAEGESVDLTSIPRQALRSAALITRLTQERR; encoded by the coding sequence ATGATCCGCCCCGCTATCGCCCTCGCCGCAGCGCTGCTGCCCGTCGCCGCCCACGCCCAGACCGCACCGCAGCTCGCCAGGATGCGCGCCACCGTCGCCGCCGAACAGGAGCGGTCGGTCGCGCTGCTCGAGCGGCTGGTCAACCAGAATTCTGGGTCGCTCAACATCGCCGGGGTGACCAAGGTCGCCGATATGATGCGCGCCGAACTGACGCAGCTGGGGTTCGGGGTCGCGTGGGAGGACATGAAGGCGACGGGCCGCGCCGGGCATCTGGTCGCGACCAAGCCCGGCAAGGGCAAGCGCGTGCTGCTGATCGCGCACCTCGACACGGTGTTCGAGCAGTCGTCGCCGTTCCAGCGGTTCGTGCGCAAGGGCGACGGCGCGACCGGGCCCGGCATCGGCGATGACAAGGGCGGGCTGGTCGTGATCGTCGCTGCGCTGCGCGCGATGCAGGCGGCGGGGACATTGAGGGATGCGGCGGTGACCGTGTATTTGACCGGCGACGAGGAGAAGACGGGCACGCCGCTTTCAACCGCGCGTGGCGGACTGATCGCCGCGGGCAAGGCGGCGGACTACGCGCTGGAATACGAGGGCCTGGTTGCCGACGCCGGGCGCGACATGGGCACGATCGCACGGCGCAGCGCGGCGTCGTGGGAGCTGAAGACGACCGGCGTCACCGGCCATTCGGCGGGCATCTTCAACGCCGCGAGTGGGTATGGCGCGGTGTACGAGATGGCGCGCATTCTGGATACGTTCCGGCGCGAACTGCCCGAGCCGAACCTGACCTACAACGTCGGCGTGATGGCCGGCGGTACCCCGGCGACGGTCGACGCGAGCGGGACCGACGTGACGGCGTCGGGCAAGACCAACATCATCGCTGCGCAAGGCGTCGCACGCGGCGACCTGCGCACGCTGACGCCCGAGCAGGACGCCGCGGTGCGGGCCAAGATGCAGGCCATCGTGGCGCAGCACCTGCCCAAGACCGGCGCGACGCTGACCTTCTTCGACAGCTATCCGCCGATGGCGCCGACCCCGCGCAACACCGCGCTGCTGGATAAGCTGAACGCGGTCAACAAGGCGCTTGGCCTGGCGGAGATGCCGGCGCTCGACCCGTCGCGGCGGGGTGCGGCGGATTCGGGGTTCGTCGCTGCCGATGTCGCCACGCTCGGGGGCCTCGGCACGCTCGGTGCCGGATCGCATGCGGAGGGCGAGAGCGTCGACCTGACCTCGATCCCGCGGCAGGCGCTGCGATCGGCGGCGCTCATCACGCGGCTGACGCAGGAGCGGCGCTGA
- the galE gene encoding UDP-glucose 4-epimerase GalE: MMDGSVMVTGGAGYIGSHAVLALLDAGYRVVVIDNLVTGFDWAVDRRADFVPMAVEDPGVARVIAAHDVRAILHFAGSVVVPESVADPLKYYRNNTAASRSLIETAVAGGVRHFIFSSTAATYGIPETVPVAEGDPTVPINPYGMSKLMTEAMLRDVAAAHSMNFAALRYFNVAGADPDGRAGQSTAGATHLIKVAVEAALGKRASVGVFGTDFATPDGTGVRDYIHVTDLAAAHVHALEKLVAAPTESHILNAGYGKGFSVLQVLDAVDRVTNRTIARVIQGRRAGDPDALIADNAAILRTLPWRPRHDDLDGIVRDALAWERQLAERGL; encoded by the coding sequence GTGATGGACGGATCGGTGATGGTCACCGGGGGCGCGGGCTATATCGGCAGCCACGCGGTGCTGGCACTGCTCGACGCCGGATACCGCGTCGTCGTGATCGACAACCTCGTCACCGGGTTCGACTGGGCGGTCGACCGGCGTGCCGATTTCGTGCCGATGGCGGTGGAGGATCCGGGTGTGGCGCGCGTCATCGCGGCGCATGACGTGCGCGCGATCCTGCATTTCGCAGGCTCTGTGGTGGTGCCCGAATCGGTCGCCGATCCGCTCAAATACTATCGCAACAACACCGCCGCCTCGCGCAGCCTGATCGAGACCGCGGTGGCGGGGGGCGTGCGGCACTTCATCTTCTCCTCGACCGCCGCGACCTATGGCATCCCCGAAACGGTGCCGGTCGCGGAGGGCGACCCGACCGTGCCGATCAACCCGTACGGCATGTCGAAACTGATGACCGAGGCGATGCTGCGTGATGTCGCCGCGGCGCATTCGATGAATTTCGCGGCGCTCCGCTATTTCAACGTCGCCGGGGCCGATCCGGACGGGCGTGCCGGGCAGTCGACGGCGGGCGCGACGCACCTCATCAAGGTCGCGGTCGAGGCGGCGCTGGGCAAGCGCGCGTCGGTGGGCGTGTTCGGCACCGACTTCGCGACTCCCGACGGGACGGGCGTGCGCGACTACATCCACGTCACCGACCTGGCGGCGGCGCATGTCCATGCGCTGGAAAAGCTGGTCGCGGCGCCGACCGAGAGCCATATTTTGAACGCCGGCTATGGCAAGGGATTCTCGGTCCTCCAGGTGCTCGATGCGGTCGACCGGGTGACCAACCGGACGATCGCGCGGGTGATCCAGGGCCGGCGCGCGGGCGATCCGGACGCCCTGATCGCCGACAATGCCGCGATCCTGCGGACGCTGCCCTGGCGCCCCCGCCACGACGACCTCGACGGGATCGTCCGCGACGCGCTGGCGTGGGAGCGCCAGCTGGCGGAACGCGGCCTGTAG
- the msrA gene encoding peptide-methionine (S)-S-oxide reductase MsrA codes for METAILAGGCFWCTEAVFKDVIGVTEVESGYLGGHVDNPTYKQVCGGDTGHAEAIRVTFDADQVSYGDLLDIFFATHDPTQLNRQGNDVGTQYRSAIFPKDEQQAADAKTAIERNSATWPAPIVTTIEPMATWYPAEDYHQEYWDGEGQRNPYCLAVIPPKLQKLRKSFAARSKAATADA; via the coding sequence ATGGAAACCGCAATTCTCGCCGGTGGGTGCTTCTGGTGCACCGAGGCTGTGTTCAAGGACGTGATCGGCGTCACCGAAGTCGAAAGCGGCTATCTCGGCGGCCACGTCGACAACCCGACCTACAAGCAGGTGTGCGGCGGCGACACCGGCCATGCCGAGGCGATCCGCGTGACCTTCGACGCCGATCAGGTCAGCTACGGCGACCTGCTCGACATCTTCTTCGCGACGCACGATCCGACGCAGCTCAACCGCCAGGGCAACGACGTCGGCACGCAATATCGCTCGGCGATCTTCCCGAAGGACGAACAGCAGGCCGCCGATGCCAAGACCGCCATCGAGCGCAATTCGGCCACATGGCCCGCGCCGATCGTCACCACGATAGAGCCGATGGCGACCTGGTACCCGGCCGAGGATTATCACCAGGAATATTGGGACGGAGAGGGGCAGCGGAACCCCTATTGCCTCGCGGTCATCCCGCCCAAGTTGCAGAAGCTGCGCAAGTCCTTCGCCGCCCGGTCAAAGGCCGCGACCGCCGACGCCTGA
- a CDS encoding L-threonylcarbamoyladenylate synthase produces MTITNTRTLPYGDAAIAEAARIIADGGCVAVPTETVYGLAADATDSRAVAGIYAAKGRPSFNPLIVHVADLAAAEALAVFDDDARALATRFWPGPLTLVLPVRDGAVAGLVTAGLATVAVRVPAHRAMQALLAATGKPLAAPSANASNRISPTTAAHVLATLEGRIALVIDDGPTTAGLESTIVQGREILRAGPITADQIASCSRVGGSPEPRTLPSATLGSRLRGSTKGVVAPGQLASHYAPTKPVRLDATDWREGEWLIGFGAIAGDDTLSAVGDPVEAAANLFAALHRADASDRAAIAVAPIPRDGIGEAINDRLARAAHGSGVGGRGL; encoded by the coding sequence GTGACGATCACAAACACCCGCACCTTACCCTACGGCGACGCCGCGATCGCCGAAGCCGCGCGCATCATCGCGGACGGCGGATGCGTCGCGGTGCCGACCGAGACGGTGTACGGCCTCGCCGCCGACGCCACCGATTCGCGCGCCGTGGCAGGAATTTATGCGGCCAAGGGGCGGCCGAGCTTCAACCCGCTGATCGTGCATGTCGCGGACCTGGCGGCGGCGGAGGCACTCGCGGTGTTCGACGACGACGCGCGCGCGCTGGCGACGCGGTTCTGGCCGGGGCCGCTAACCTTGGTGCTGCCCGTGCGCGATGGCGCGGTGGCGGGGCTGGTGACGGCGGGGCTCGCTACGGTGGCGGTGCGTGTGCCCGCCCATCGCGCGATGCAGGCGCTGCTCGCCGCGACGGGCAAGCCGCTGGCCGCACCATCCGCCAACGCCAGCAACCGCATCAGCCCGACCACCGCGGCGCATGTGCTGGCGACGCTGGAGGGGCGGATAGCGCTGGTGATCGACGACGGGCCGACGACCGCGGGGCTTGAGTCGACGATCGTGCAGGGGCGGGAGATTTTGCGGGCGGGGCCGATCACGGCGGACCAGATCGCGTCGTGCTCCCGCGTAGGCGGGAGTCCAGAGCCTCGAACGCTGCCCTCCGCAACCCTGGGCTCCCGCCTGCGCGGGAGCACGAAGGGAGTGGTGGCGCCGGGGCAGCTTGCCTCGCATTACGCGCCGACGAAGCCGGTGCGGCTGGACGCGACTGATTGGCGCGAGGGCGAATGGCTGATCGGCTTCGGCGCCATTGCCGGCGACGACACACTGTCCGCGGTCGGCGACCCGGTCGAGGCCGCAGCCAATCTATTCGCCGCGCTCCACCGCGCCGACGCGAGTGACCGCGCCGCAATCGCGGTCGCGCCGATCCCGCGCGACGGCATCGGCGAGGCGATCAACGACCGCCTCGCCCGCGCCGCGCACGGCTCAGGCGTCGGCGGTCGCGGCCTTTGA